In one Silene latifolia isolate original U9 population chromosome 10, ASM4854445v1, whole genome shotgun sequence genomic region, the following are encoded:
- the LOC141605328 gene encoding uncharacterized protein LOC141605328 isoform X1, with product MKAEKLTLILVNLAGIMEKADESLLPGVYKEVGQALHADPTQLGSLTLLRSIVQSACYPLAVYLSARHNRAHVIALGAFLWASATFLVALSNTFSQVAISRALNGIGLAIVAPAIQSLVADSTDETNRGTAFGWLQLTANIGAILGGLCSVLIAPLTLLGIPGWRISFHIVGIISVFVGILVRIYAKDPHFSNGNPSPHGHNPNASFKMQVKELVNEAKSVIKIPSFQIIVAQGVMGSFPWSALSFAPMWLELTGFSHTTTAFLLGLFTIAGSVGGLFGGWLGDRMSGRLPKAGRIILAQISSGSAIPLTAVLLLVLPDDPSTAVMHGLVFFITGFFISWNAPATNNPIFAEIVPEKSRTSIYALDRSLESILSSFAPPVVGLLAQHVYGYKPVAKGSTLSQEIETDRGNASSLAKALYLAIVVPISLCCIIYSFLYCTYPRDKQRAQMHALVEAEMQRLETDHLIEGQDPSAELLKSEELHFHDEIVDIDYEVVDDIDERVREDADEWTMVHRGA from the exons ATGAAGGCAGAAAAGTTGACATTGATACTAGTAAATTTAGCAGGAATAATGGAGAAAGCAGATGAATCATTATTACCAGGTGTATACAAAGAAGTTGGTCAAGCACTTCATGCTGATCCAACTCAATTAGGATCACTTACTCTCCTTCGTTCTATTGTTCAATCTGCATGTTACCCTCTTGCTGTTTATCTTTCTGCTCGTCATAATCGTGCTCATGTTATTGCTCTTGGTGCTTTTCTTTGGGCTTCTGCTACTTTTCTTGTTGCATTATCCAACACTTTTTCTCAG gtTGCTATATCAAGAGCGCTTAATGGAATAGGACTCGCTATTGTTGCTCCTGCTATTCAGTCTCTTGTGGCCGACTCTACTGATGAGACGAATCGAGGGACAGCATTTGGTTGGTTGCAGCTGACAGCTAATATTGGCGCAATTTTGGGTGGCCTGTGCTCAGTGTTAATTGCTCCGTTAACATTGTTGGGAATTCCAGGCTGGAGGATATCTTTCCACATTGTCGGAATAATCAGTGTTTTTGTAGGTATATTAGTCCGTATATATGCCAAAGATCCCCATTTCAGTAATGGCAACCCTAGTCCGCATGGCCACAATCCCAATGCATCATTTAAGATGCAAGTGAAAGAATTAGTAAATGAAGCCAAATCAGTCATAAAGATACCATCTTTCCAAATTATTGTGGCCCAGGGTGTTATGGGCTCGTTTCCTTGGTCTGCTTTGTCATTTGCTCCGATGTGGTTGGAGCTCACAGGCTTTTCTCACACAACAACGGCATTCCTTCTTGGGCTTTTCACTATAGCCGGTTCAGTAGGAGGTTTGTTTGGAGGATGGCTTGGGGACAGGATGTCAGGGCGTTTACCGAAAGCTGGCAGGATAATACTTGCTCAGATAAGCTCGGGATCAGCAATTCCTCTAACAGCTGTGCTTTTATTGGTTTTGCCAGATGACCCTTCCACTGCTGTCATGCATGGTTTGGTGTTTTTTATCACGGGATTTTTCATATCCTGGAATGCTCCTGCTACGAACAA TCCGATTTTTGCAGAAATTGTCCCTGAGAAGTCAAGAACAAGCATTTACGCATTAGATCGTTCCTTGGAGTCAATACTATCATCATTTGCTCCTCCAGTTGTCGGCCTCTTAGCTCAGCATGTTTACGGTTACAAGCCTGTTGCTAAAGGATCAACATTATCCCAAGAAATTGAGACAGACCGTGGCAATGCTTCATCATTAGCCAAGGCTCTTTATCTTGCAATTGTAGTTCCAATATCCCTATGTTGCATTATTTACTCGTTCTTGTATTGCACTTACCCGAGAGACAAGCAGCGGGCCCAGATGCATGCGTTGGTCGAAGCTGAAATGCAGCGGCTGGAAACCGATCATTTGATTGAAGGGCAGGACCCTTCGGCCGAGTTACTAAAATCTGAGGAATTGCATTTTCACGATGAAATCGTTGACATTGATTATGAAGTGGTTGATGATATCGATGAGCGTGTTCGTGAAGATGCTGATGAATGGACGATGGTTCACCGGGGAGCATAG
- the LOC141605328 gene encoding uncharacterized protein LOC141605328 isoform X2 produces MKAEKLTLILVNLAGIMEKADESLLPGVYKEVGQALHADPTQLGSLTLLRSIVQSACYPLAVYLSARHNRAHVIALGAFLWASATFLVALSNTFSQVAISRALNGIGLAIVAPAIQSLVADSTDETNRGTAFGWLQLTANIGAILGGLCSVLIAPLTLLGIPGWRISFHIVGIISVFVGILVRIYAKDPHFSNGNPSPHGHNPNASFKMQVKELVNEAKSVIKIPSFQIIVAQGVMGSFPWSALSFAPMWLELTGFSHTTTAFLLGLFTIAGSVGGLFGGWLGDRMSGRLPKAGRIILAQISSGSAIPLTAVLLLVLPDDPSTAVMHGLVFFITGFFISWNAPATNKNCP; encoded by the exons ATGAAGGCAGAAAAGTTGACATTGATACTAGTAAATTTAGCAGGAATAATGGAGAAAGCAGATGAATCATTATTACCAGGTGTATACAAAGAAGTTGGTCAAGCACTTCATGCTGATCCAACTCAATTAGGATCACTTACTCTCCTTCGTTCTATTGTTCAATCTGCATGTTACCCTCTTGCTGTTTATCTTTCTGCTCGTCATAATCGTGCTCATGTTATTGCTCTTGGTGCTTTTCTTTGGGCTTCTGCTACTTTTCTTGTTGCATTATCCAACACTTTTTCTCAG gtTGCTATATCAAGAGCGCTTAATGGAATAGGACTCGCTATTGTTGCTCCTGCTATTCAGTCTCTTGTGGCCGACTCTACTGATGAGACGAATCGAGGGACAGCATTTGGTTGGTTGCAGCTGACAGCTAATATTGGCGCAATTTTGGGTGGCCTGTGCTCAGTGTTAATTGCTCCGTTAACATTGTTGGGAATTCCAGGCTGGAGGATATCTTTCCACATTGTCGGAATAATCAGTGTTTTTGTAGGTATATTAGTCCGTATATATGCCAAAGATCCCCATTTCAGTAATGGCAACCCTAGTCCGCATGGCCACAATCCCAATGCATCATTTAAGATGCAAGTGAAAGAATTAGTAAATGAAGCCAAATCAGTCATAAAGATACCATCTTTCCAAATTATTGTGGCCCAGGGTGTTATGGGCTCGTTTCCTTGGTCTGCTTTGTCATTTGCTCCGATGTGGTTGGAGCTCACAGGCTTTTCTCACACAACAACGGCATTCCTTCTTGGGCTTTTCACTATAGCCGGTTCAGTAGGAGGTTTGTTTGGAGGATGGCTTGGGGACAGGATGTCAGGGCGTTTACCGAAAGCTGGCAGGATAATACTTGCTCAGATAAGCTCGGGATCAGCAATTCCTCTAACAGCTGTGCTTTTATTGGTTTTGCCAGATGACCCTTCCACTGCTGTCATGCATGGTTTGGTGTTTTTTATCACGGGATTTTTCATATCCTGGAATGCTCCTGCTACGAACAA AAATTGTCCCTGA
- the LOC141605330 gene encoding biotin carboxyl carrier protein of acetyl-CoA carboxylase, chloroplastic-like produces the protein MSSCIPTAVAAATAVETTVATTSSLSPTLSLRRRRHVFSSHSLSSLAFSLSSSFPNLRLFSQNTQQGLRTGSVAATAQLNNASLGGSSSETASTPEASAQEIKNGKPSSESVTTQASEESISEFIAQVARLVKLVDSRDIVELQMKQSDCEILIRKKEAIIQSPPAPVFMMQSTSQQAAPSYASAPVAAPSASPASAPPVPKPATSTVPPLKSPMAGTFYRSPSPGSPAFVKVGDKVQKGQVLCIIEAMKLMNEIEADQSGTVVQVLAEDGKPVSLDTPLFAIQP, from the exons atgTCGAGTTGCATTCCGACAGCCGTAGCTGCAGCTACTGCCGTAGAAACCACCGTCGCAACAACCTCTTCTCTATCTCCGACACTCTCTCTACGCCGTCGCCGCCATGTTTTCTCCTCTCACTCTCTCTCCTCGCTCGCCTTCTCTCTTTCCTCTTCCTTCCCTAATCTTCGCCTTTTTTCTCAG AACACACAGCAGGGTTTACGCACTGGTTCTGTTGCAGCTACAGCCCAGTTAAACAAT GCTAGCTTGGGTGGATCCTCAAGTGAAACTGCATCTACACCTGAAGCATCTGCACAGGAGATAAAGAATGGCAAGCCTTCAAGTGAGTCGGTCACTACACAAGCGTCAGAGGAATCTATATCTGAATTCATTGCCCAAGTTGCCAGACTTGTGAA ACTCGTAGATTCAAGAGACATTGTGGAGTTGCAAATGAAGCAATCCGATTGTGAGATATTAATCCGTAAGAAGGAGGCCATAATACAATCACCACCTGCTCCTGTGTTTATGATGCAGTCAACTTCTCAACAAGCAGCACCCTCATATGCTTCTGCCCCAGTTGCCGCTCCTTCAGCATCTCCAGCATCTGCTCCACCTGTTCCAAAGCCAGCCACGTCAACAGTTCCTCCTCTTAAGAGCCCTATGGCTGGGACATTCTACCGAAGCCCTTCTCCTGGTTCCCCAGCATTTGTGAAG GTTGGAGATAAAGTGCAAAAAGGACAGGTTCTATGTATTATTGAGGCCATGAAGTTGATGAACGAAATTGAA GCTGATCAATCGGGAACAGTAGTTCAAGTTCTTGCAGAAGATGGAAAACCTGTTAGCTTAGACACT CCCTTGTTCGCCATTCAGCCCTAG